The following nucleotide sequence is from Methanolinea sp..
GAGGGTGAGGACGCCTTCGCCCCCGGCGGTGAGGTTGCCGGTCTGCATGCCCGCGACCCCGACCCTCACCACGTCCTTGATCCGCACCGGGATGGGGACGAGTACCTCCTCTTTCGTGTAGCGGTAGATAACGCTCTCTCTCCCCACCTGTTCTTCTGATGAAAGCCAGGTGTAGGAGAGGGTGAGGGGGAGCTGGTATTCACCCCCCATGGCACCGGGCACCACGGTCAGCACGAAGGGGATGAGCACCCCTTCCCCGGAAGCCAGGTTTCCGACCATCTGGGGGCCGGTCTTCAGGACGAGGGGTGCATCTCCGGCAGCAAGCGTCGCCGTGATCCCGATGGCAGTGCTTGGCGGCGGGCCGGCGCTCCCCACGGAAGAGACGATCTTCTGCGGATCGGTTCCGCGGTTTTCAAGGTGGATGACCAGGGTGGTCGTGGTCCCGGGCGGGATCTCGTCCGGGCCTTCGACCACTCCCCTGAATTCCGGTGCGCCGGCAAGGTACTGGGGGGCGGCAGCCGCCAGGGTCCCGGCCAGCATCAGCACGATGATGAGAAAGCCCAGGCAGGGGGCAGCCCTCCATAGTGTTGTCATATTAATAACAACAAATTTGTTTGTCCCGGGTGAAAAAACTTACCGGGGAGGGGGATAGGGTATGACCTGGACGGGAACAGCAACCGCCCCGGGCCTCGGTGCGGGTCCCGGCAGGGGTCCCGGGAGGAACTCGTTTTTCCGGGGTGGTCACCGGGAACTGCCATTCCCCTGTTTACCACTCCGCGCCCAGGGATGGCCGGAAGACCTACCCGTACCCGCTTATATCGTAGTTGATCTCCGTCGATGCCCGCACGCACTCCGAACCGCTCTTCAGGGCTTCTTCAACCATGCGCTTCAGGAGCGCCGGGTATACTGCTCCAACCATTTCCTGGAACGGTTTGCCGTGGCAGAACATCTTGAAGGTCGGGGTGCTCTTCACCCCGAACCGTTCCGCCGTCCACTGGTTCGCGGTGATATCGATCCGCACGAACACAGCGGCCCCTGCAAATTCCTGCGCATGCTGACGAAAATACGGCTCCATGGTCCTGCAGTGCGGGCAGGTCGGGCTATAGAACATGGCGAGAACCGGGAGATCGGATTCCTCGACAGTCTTTCCCCAGGTGATATCGGTCAGTTCGAGTACGGTGCCTTCCATGACCCTTCAAAGGGAACTATGGAGAAACAGGGTGATATAAGCTCTTGCGCTGTTCGGCATTGCGGGGCTGTCACGGAGTCATGCACCGGGACCGGCGTTCCCGGGCCGGAGGGGGATGATCCCCGTGCCGCGGTCCCGGGGGAGGTGAGGTGGACCGGGGTCCATGCCTGGACAGGGGAGGGGCGGGCGACAGCCAGGTTTATATTCCTGATGGTGAACCATAGCTATGGCGAACATACACGGATAACCTGCAGCTGCAGCCTGTGGTCCCCCATGAATACCCCGAACTGTCCGGAAACAAGGGCTCTTTTACATGATTATCATCCGCTCTCCCAGTGGACTGATCCTGTTCTTCCCTGCCGCCACAACCCCCGGAGCGTGTTTTTCACCGGATGAACGATAGTCACGCAGAGGAATCTTCCCCCCCTGAAGAGCCCCCGGACCATCGCTGGCCGTCTCCCCATGAGACGGCAGGAGCGGGCCATCACCGCCGGCTCCGGAGCGGTTCGACCTACCTGGTGACCCGGGACGGCAGCCTGTTCGTGGTGAGCGAGCAGTACGGCTACAAGACCGAACCCTA
It contains:
- a CDS encoding thioredoxin family protein; amino-acid sequence: MEGTVLELTDITWGKTVEESDLPVLAMFYSPTCPHCRTMEPYFRQHAQEFAGAAVFVRIDITANQWTAERFGVKSTPTFKMFCHGKPFQEMVGAVYPALLKRMVEEALKSGSECVRASTEINYDISGYG